One genomic region from Natrinema sp. DC36 encodes:
- a CDS encoding nucleoside recognition domain-containing protein yields the protein MFGGQSWEDDDHISGESVSPDKKSINDVNLVEKRLRPTLKFLFAFTTGAFFFLFPVQYQGQTTIPLDVLLSYIESTALLAVELFVLFVLFTGAVMTTVSVLYYQDVIALSERARDLIQPEYWQTSKPFWAFRVIAIPLGLSMFFGVGPDWLLSDAIAGTSWDVLMLTIVLVIPVGGIFVNLLAELGGLEFIGTLAQPIMRPLFNLPGRSALDSAASWLGSFSIGYYLTRNVFDRGGYNKREVFAICTCFATANLGSVGAVAAILEILHIFPIVIALYVIATLIVAAILVRVPPLSTVPEEYIAEPDPEPQFTGTVTDYFRFAFNEGVKTADEGESIPRAATNGFVDGTKLTATILGTIMTIATTVLLLEAYTDFFELLAAPFVPLMTILGIPDPEMAAIAVLAGAGEYFVGATVVVGTSLTTKVFVVIVTSAQALFFAASVPMMVDMFDDVPMRFRDLTVLLILRTALLVPIAAALTHGAAAVGLI from the coding sequence ATGTTCGGTGGTCAGAGCTGGGAAGATGACGATCACATATCGGGTGAATCCGTGTCTCCCGATAAGAAGTCGATCAATGACGTGAACTTGGTCGAGAAACGGTTGCGACCGACGCTCAAGTTCCTCTTCGCGTTCACGACCGGGGCGTTCTTCTTTCTCTTCCCCGTCCAATACCAAGGACAGACAACGATTCCGCTCGACGTACTACTGTCGTACATCGAGTCGACGGCGCTGCTCGCCGTCGAACTGTTCGTCCTATTCGTGCTGTTCACCGGGGCGGTCATGACGACGGTGTCTGTGTTGTACTATCAGGACGTGATCGCGCTAAGCGAACGCGCACGGGATCTCATCCAGCCCGAGTACTGGCAGACGTCGAAACCGTTCTGGGCGTTCCGCGTGATCGCGATCCCACTCGGGCTCTCGATGTTCTTCGGCGTCGGGCCCGACTGGCTGCTTAGCGACGCGATCGCGGGCACCTCCTGGGACGTCCTCATGCTTACGATCGTGCTCGTGATTCCGGTCGGCGGTATCTTCGTTAACCTGCTGGCCGAACTCGGTGGTCTCGAGTTCATCGGCACGCTCGCCCAGCCGATCATGCGGCCGCTGTTCAACCTGCCAGGACGGTCAGCTCTGGACAGCGCGGCATCGTGGCTCGGCTCGTTCAGCATCGGCTACTACCTCACCCGCAACGTCTTCGACCGCGGCGGCTACAACAAGCGCGAAGTGTTCGCGATCTGCACCTGCTTCGCGACCGCGAACCTCGGGAGCGTCGGGGCGGTCGCCGCCATCCTTGAGATTCTACATATCTTCCCGATCGTCATCGCGCTGTACGTGATCGCGACGCTCATCGTCGCAGCGATCCTTGTCCGCGTCCCGCCGCTCTCGACGGTTCCTGAGGAGTACATCGCGGAACCAGATCCGGAACCGCAGTTCACCGGTACTGTGACCGACTACTTTCGATTCGCCTTCAATGAAGGCGTTAAAACGGCAGACGAAGGCGAATCGATCCCGCGAGCGGCGACCAACGGGTTCGTCGACGGGACGAAACTCACCGCGACGATCCTCGGCACCATCATGACGATCGCGACGACCGTCCTCCTGCTCGAGGCATACACCGACTTCTTCGAACTTCTCGCTGCGCCGTTCGTTCCGTTGATGACGATCCTCGGTATCCCGGACCCCGAGATGGCCGCGATTGCGGTCCTCGCCGGCGCCGGCGAGTACTTCGTGGGCGCGACAGTCGTCGTCGGCACGAGCCTCACGACGAAAGTGTTCGTCGTGATCGTCACAAGCGCGCAGGCGCTCTTCTTCGCCGCATCGGTCCCAATGATGGTCGACATGTTCGACGACGTTCCTATGCGCTTCCGCGATCTCACGGTCCTCCTGATCCTCCGGACTGCGCTGCTCGTTCCCATCGCGGCCGCGCTGACCCACGGTGCTGCCGCCGTCGGCCTCATCTGA
- a CDS encoding universal stress protein, whose product MKTILLCIDTDIERAVEQVKSVTELPLETDQVRIVLYHVFRADGENADAENLKSVSEASERLEEAGFTVEVAQSSGDAVRNILNQAAELDANVISLAGRKRSPTGKALFGSVTQDVILRSDQTVLLSTTE is encoded by the coding sequence ATGAAAACGATCCTACTCTGCATCGACACGGATATCGAACGGGCGGTCGAACAGGTCAAATCGGTAACCGAGCTCCCGCTAGAGACTGATCAGGTGCGTATCGTGCTCTATCACGTCTTCCGGGCCGACGGCGAGAACGCCGACGCCGAGAACTTGAAATCGGTCTCGGAAGCGAGCGAGCGGCTCGAGGAGGCGGGTTTTACCGTCGAAGTCGCGCAGTCGAGCGGCGACGCCGTCCGGAACATTCTGAACCAGGCCGCGGAGCTCGACGCCAACGTGATCAGCCTGGCTGGCCGGAAGCGATCACCGACCGGGAAGGCGCTGTTCGGGAGCGTCACGCAGGACGTGATCCTGAGGTCCGATCAGACGGTGCTGCTGAGCACGACCGAGTAA
- a CDS encoding thioesterase family protein, with product MSFTRTWTVRFSDTDPFGIAHYPRMIDAVHETSDILMEEIGWPYWELHERHGLGLPLVSMDFDFTGQVRGGDDVEIELDATVGESSVQFNYRASHDGDVVFEGTEHRVCVPMDGDSGVEVPDDLREALESI from the coding sequence ATGAGTTTCACACGCACCTGGACCGTCCGGTTCTCGGACACCGATCCGTTCGGTATCGCCCACTACCCGCGGATGATCGACGCGGTCCACGAGACGTCTGACATACTTATGGAGGAGATCGGCTGGCCCTACTGGGAACTCCACGAGCGACACGGCCTCGGCCTTCCGCTCGTCTCGATGGACTTCGATTTCACGGGTCAGGTCCGTGGCGGCGACGACGTTGAGATCGAACTGGACGCAACCGTCGGGGAATCGAGCGTCCAGTTCAACTACCGGGCGAGCCACGACGGCGATGTCGTCTTTGAAGGGACCGAACACCGTGTCTGCGTACCGATGGATGGCGACAGCGGCGTCGAAGTTCCCGACGATTTGCGGGAAGCGCTCGAGAGCATCTAA
- a CDS encoding FAD-binding and (Fe-S)-binding domain-containing protein has protein sequence MTASPNTSLDVDAPNADERAEYDYVSDDVERPDLVAALRERIDGDVRFDTYTRQLYATDASAYEETPIGVVFPTSTEDVASVVSYCADREIPVLPRGGGTSLAGQAVNEAVVLDFSRHMDGIVSVDADARRAHVQSGVILEELNDALAPHGLKFAPDPAAGNRSVIGGAIGNNSTGAHSLKYGKTDAYIEECEVVLADGTVATLGKVDIDELRERADPKGDLLERISHKVVRIIDEKADEVRERFPDLKRNVSGYNLDMLVEEAETGTVNLGRLLAGSEGTLAVVTEAEVSLEPVPETKAVSLLFYESVLEAVTDVQHVLEYDPAAVELIDDVLIGLARETAEFEEIAALVPNNAQAALLVEFYADDDDHGRERTAGLLADRVPGSDSEATPSTKHPAVDEAHAFEGLEAHADAEREKFWKLRKAGLPILLSRTSDEKHISFMEDCAIPPEHLPEFVERFQSLLVEKDRDVDAAFYAHAGPGVLHVRPLVNTKATEDREDMVEIADEVTDMVVEFGGSVSGEHGDGRARTQWNRKLYGEELWQTFRDLKTAFDPDWLLNPGNICGDHDMTENLRYDDEYAYDAGFEPSLNWDNENGMQGMVELCHGCGGCRGEQETTGGVMCPTYRAADEEITATRGRANLLRQAMSGDLPGDPTDDEFAEEVLDLCIGCKGCARDCPSEVDMAKLKTEIMHARHQEHGSSLRDKLFANFDRLAPLGSALAPLSNLVQSLPGAGTITEKTVGIAHERSLPEFHRETVQGWFESRGGSHIPESEAERKAVFFADTYTNYSHPAVGKATVRVLEAAGVHVNVAKRTDSGRPALSKGFVDKSRETMRANVAELAPRVDEGWDVVLAEPSDAVMFQSDALDLLGGTGVESVAANAYGVCEYLDAFRLDENVDWAAPSESVAYHGHCHQKATKKDHHAVGILRRAGYAVDPLDSGCCGMAGSFGYEAEHYSLSQSIGDILVDQIDDSDATVVTAPGTSCRTQLGDKRLDPTPSESSLADSELDGEEPPTPVELLAYALSR, from the coding sequence ATGACTGCGAGTCCTAACACCTCTCTCGACGTCGACGCACCGAACGCCGACGAGCGGGCGGAGTACGACTACGTCTCCGACGACGTCGAGCGACCGGATCTGGTCGCTGCTCTCCGCGAGCGGATCGACGGCGACGTCCGGTTCGATACCTATACTCGACAGCTGTATGCGACCGACGCGAGCGCCTACGAGGAGACGCCGATTGGCGTCGTCTTCCCGACGTCGACCGAAGACGTCGCGAGCGTCGTCTCCTACTGCGCCGACCGCGAGATTCCGGTCCTCCCGCGGGGCGGCGGGACGAGCCTCGCCGGCCAGGCGGTCAACGAGGCCGTCGTTCTCGACTTCAGCCGTCACATGGACGGGATCGTCTCCGTCGACGCCGACGCCCGACGTGCCCACGTCCAATCGGGCGTCATCCTCGAGGAACTCAACGACGCGCTGGCCCCCCACGGGCTGAAGTTTGCGCCGGACCCCGCCGCCGGCAATCGCAGTGTTATCGGCGGCGCGATCGGGAACAACTCGACGGGTGCCCATTCGCTGAAGTACGGGAAGACTGACGCCTATATCGAGGAATGCGAGGTCGTACTGGCCGACGGCACCGTCGCAACTCTCGGCAAGGTCGACATCGATGAACTACGCGAACGGGCGGATCCGAAGGGCGACCTCCTCGAGCGCATCTCCCACAAGGTCGTCCGAATCATCGACGAGAAAGCCGACGAAGTCCGCGAGCGGTTCCCTGACCTGAAGCGCAACGTCTCCGGGTACAACCTCGATATGCTCGTCGAAGAGGCTGAGACCGGAACCGTCAATCTCGGCCGGTTGCTGGCCGGCAGCGAAGGGACCCTAGCCGTCGTGACGGAGGCTGAGGTCTCCCTCGAGCCCGTTCCCGAGACGAAAGCGGTCTCCCTGCTGTTCTACGAGAGCGTCCTCGAGGCCGTCACGGACGTCCAACACGTCTTAGAGTACGACCCCGCGGCGGTCGAACTCATCGACGACGTGCTCATCGGACTGGCCCGCGAGACCGCGGAGTTCGAGGAGATCGCGGCGCTGGTTCCCAATAATGCACAGGCGGCGCTGCTCGTCGAGTTCTACGCCGATGACGACGATCACGGCCGGGAACGGACCGCCGGGCTCCTCGCCGATCGCGTGCCCGGCAGCGACAGCGAGGCGACGCCGTCCACCAAGCACCCCGCCGTCGACGAGGCCCACGCCTTCGAGGGACTCGAGGCGCATGCGGACGCCGAACGCGAGAAGTTCTGGAAGCTCCGCAAGGCGGGGCTGCCGATCCTGCTCTCGCGGACCTCCGACGAGAAGCACATCAGCTTCATGGAGGACTGTGCCATCCCGCCGGAACACCTCCCCGAGTTCGTCGAGCGGTTCCAGTCGCTGCTCGTCGAGAAGGACCGCGACGTCGACGCGGCCTTCTACGCGCACGCCGGGCCGGGCGTCCTCCATGTTCGCCCGCTGGTAAACACGAAGGCCACCGAGGACCGCGAAGACATGGTCGAGATCGCCGACGAAGTAACGGACATGGTCGTCGAATTCGGCGGTTCCGTCTCCGGCGAGCACGGTGACGGACGCGCCCGGACCCAGTGGAACAGGAAGCTCTATGGCGAGGAGCTCTGGCAGACATTCCGCGATCTGAAGACGGCATTTGATCCCGATTGGCTACTGAACCCTGGGAACATCTGTGGTGACCACGACATGACGGAAAACCTCCGGTACGACGACGAATACGCGTACGACGCCGGATTTGAGCCGTCGCTGAACTGGGACAACGAAAACGGCATGCAGGGGATGGTCGAGCTCTGTCACGGCTGTGGCGGCTGTCGGGGCGAACAGGAGACCACGGGCGGTGTGATGTGTCCGACCTACCGCGCCGCCGACGAGGAGATCACGGCCACGCGGGGCCGCGCAAACCTCCTTCGGCAGGCCATGAGCGGCGACCTCCCCGGCGATCCCACCGACGACGAATTCGCCGAAGAGGTACTCGACCTCTGTATCGGCTGTAAGGGCTGTGCACGGGACTGTCCGAGCGAGGTCGACATGGCGAAGCTCAAAACAGAGATCATGCACGCCCGCCATCAGGAACATGGCTCGAGCCTTCGGGACAAGCTCTTCGCCAATTTCGACCGGTTGGCACCGCTGGGCAGCGCGCTGGCCCCCCTCTCGAATCTCGTGCAATCGCTCCCGGGAGCCGGAACGATCACCGAGAAGACCGTCGGCATCGCTCACGAGCGGTCGCTGCCTGAGTTCCACCGCGAGACAGTTCAAGGCTGGTTCGAGTCGCGTGGCGGCTCCCACATTCCCGAGTCCGAGGCCGAGCGAAAGGCCGTCTTCTTCGCGGACACTTACACTAACTACAGCCATCCCGCAGTCGGGAAGGCAACGGTCCGCGTCCTCGAGGCCGCCGGAGTTCACGTCAACGTCGCCAAGCGAACCGACAGCGGGCGCCCGGCGCTGTCGAAGGGTTTCGTCGATAAGTCTCGCGAGACGATGCGGGCGAACGTCGCCGAACTCGCGCCCCGCGTCGACGAGGGCTGGGACGTCGTTCTCGCGGAGCCGTCGGACGCGGTGATGTTCCAATCCGACGCGCTCGATCTGCTCGGCGGGACTGGCGTCGAGTCCGTCGCGGCTAACGCCTACGGCGTCTGCGAGTATCTCGACGCGTTCCGCCTTGACGAGAACGTCGACTGGGCGGCCCCGTCGGAGTCGGTGGCCTACCACGGCCACTGTCACCAGAAGGCGACGAAGAAGGACCACCACGCCGTCGGTATCCTCCGCCGCGCGGGCTACGCCGTCGATCCGCTTGACTCGGGCTGCTGTGGTATGGCCGGCAGCTTTGGCTACGAGGCCGAGCACTACTCGCTGAGCCAATCGATCGGTGACATCTTAGTCGACCAGATCGACGACAGCGACGCGACCGTCGTTACCGCACCAGGGACCTCCTGTCGCACCCAACTCGGCGACAAGCGTCTCGATCCGACTCCCTCGGAGAGTTCGCTCGCCGACAGCGAGCTCGACGGCGAGGAGCCGCCGACGCCGGTCGAACTACTGGCGTACGCGCTCTCGCGATAA
- a CDS encoding helix-turn-helix domain-containing protein: MNDTESFDVSPRDIAILKARVDNPTSSTRELSRILEEEYGISLSHNRINEILRTMSEEEVFREMVLPNREIFRHYLFRVSFNFPNFEDHWRDCYEALQNDPHVLMFFTADTDYQWHAIAQFRTDDRMESWVHDFFSDHGELISDFHNTMLHSVHKFQTESAVFDDILAETEEGQEYLDHSE, translated from the coding sequence ATGAACGATACCGAATCCTTCGACGTCTCTCCCCGTGACATCGCCATACTGAAAGCACGAGTAGATAACCCGACCTCGTCGACGCGCGAACTCAGCCGAATCCTTGAGGAGGAGTACGGAATATCACTATCTCATAATCGGATCAATGAGATTCTTCGGACGATGTCCGAAGAGGAAGTGTTTCGCGAGATGGTCCTCCCGAACCGGGAAATCTTTCGCCACTACCTATTCCGGGTCTCCTTCAACTTCCCGAACTTCGAGGACCACTGGCGGGACTGCTACGAGGCGCTTCAGAACGACCCACACGTCTTGATGTTCTTCACTGCGGACACTGACTACCAGTGGCACGCCATCGCCCAGTTCCGGACAGACGACCGGATGGAAAGTTGGGTACACGATTTCTTCAGTGATCACGGCGAACTGATTTCCGATTTCCACAACACGATGCTCCATAGCGTCCACAAATTCCAAACGGAGTCGGCAGTCTTCGACGACATCCTCGCAGAGACGGAAGAAGGACAGGAGTATCTCGACCACAGCGAGTAA
- a CDS encoding CoA-binding protein has translation MGVTDFFDPDGIAVIGASKTPGKLGNDTMTNIRTYNGEVYPVNPSSDGSVYGYEFVDSVRDVDADLALCCVPSPVVPEVLEECGEAGVGAAVIFAGGFAEVNEDGREREDEIVRIGEEYDMTILGPNTAGYCIPHLDLYGSFVPEIRDVEMGNVALLAQSGGVGITSAFQLDREEYGVSAMFGLGNRANTGFAELIPVLDDDPRTDVIALHIEGTKDVDAFLEACREAKTPIVAYKAGSKSLSDFVASHTGAPNQSRERYEDALTGEGVVFVSSVTELIDASRAIADTPNPAGRNVGLVTAQAGPGIIIADELDERGAEFPDLEDETQERVDDLLQGITYTENPVDTGRPLPEFGQIIDAVARDDNVDIVIVYEIYEDSLGYPIEELETLADELEKPILFTVAGPDSFEKERLQMEAAGIPTFQAPERGSNVVAALIDSIPDDA, from the coding sequence ATGGGAGTAACCGACTTCTTCGATCCGGACGGAATCGCCGTCATCGGCGCATCGAAAACGCCTGGAAAACTTGGGAACGACACGATGACCAATATTCGGACCTACAACGGCGAGGTCTATCCAGTCAACCCCTCCAGCGATGGGAGCGTCTACGGCTACGAGTTCGTCGACTCGGTCCGCGACGTTGACGCCGATCTGGCACTGTGTTGTGTGCCTAGCCCCGTCGTTCCGGAGGTCTTAGAAGAGTGCGGCGAAGCGGGTGTCGGCGCTGCGGTGATCTTCGCCGGCGGCTTCGCGGAGGTCAACGAGGACGGACGAGAGCGCGAGGACGAGATCGTTCGTATCGGAGAGGAGTACGACATGACCATTCTCGGGCCGAACACGGCGGGCTATTGCATCCCGCATCTGGACCTCTACGGGTCGTTCGTCCCGGAAATCCGTGACGTCGAGATGGGGAACGTCGCCCTCCTCGCCCAGAGCGGCGGCGTCGGAATTACCTCTGCGTTCCAACTGGACCGCGAGGAGTACGGCGTGTCGGCGATGTTTGGGCTTGGGAATCGGGCGAACACCGGGTTCGCCGAACTCATTCCGGTCCTCGACGACGATCCGCGGACTGACGTGATCGCGCTTCACATAGAGGGCACCAAAGACGTCGACGCGTTCCTCGAGGCCTGCCGCGAGGCGAAGACACCGATCGTCGCCTACAAGGCCGGGAGCAAGTCACTAAGTGACTTCGTCGCGTCGCACACTGGCGCGCCAAACCAGTCTCGGGAGCGCTACGAAGACGCCCTCACCGGCGAGGGCGTCGTCTTCGTCTCGTCGGTGACCGAACTCATCGATGCCAGCCGCGCGATCGCGGACACGCCGAACCCGGCTGGGCGGAATGTCGGTCTCGTCACGGCTCAGGCCGGTCCGGGGATCATCATCGCCGATGAACTCGACGAGCGGGGCGCCGAGTTCCCCGACCTCGAAGACGAGACTCAGGAGCGCGTCGACGACCTTTTGCAGGGGATCACCTACACGGAGAACCCGGTCGACACAGGTCGACCGTTGCCCGAGTTCGGACAGATAATCGATGCTGTTGCCCGCGACGACAACGTTGACATCGTCATCGTCTACGAGATCTACGAGGACTCGTTGGGCTATCCGATCGAGGAACTGGAGACGCTCGCCGACGAACTCGAGAAGCCGATCCTCTTCACGGTCGCCGGCCCAGACAGTTTCGAAAAGGAACGGTTGCAGATGGAGGCGGCCGGGATTCCGACCTTCCAAGCGCCGGAGCGTGGGTCCAACGTGGTTGCGGCGTTGATTGACTCGATCCCCGATGACGCATAG
- a CDS encoding SLC13 family permease — MDSQSVLETLRTPRIAFAVAILVAAAVWVGLSGGSGGDVAWMLSITVFCIVLWILTPIPPAYTGLIGIGLIAVTFSTERALTGFQKPATWLIGFGLLMGEATRRSGLANWAGTHITARTVSESAGTQPVRTYRRLLLSLSIGAHALAFLIPSSLVRILIIAPILTETGELFDDRSARVGLFLGPAFATFYGSAGILTADLPNIMLTGFGDSIADHPVSWTEWLYHMYPVMGLTRVLLVYAVVYYLFHPDPSASVDVPADTGGDTSRTERRMLAALLVGAAIWATDFVHGFHPVVGAVAVVVLAFLPRVGVTDFESVAETDFSILFFIAAVFAIGDGLVYTGFTEDAADYLLALVPADASLAVVLAVIFGITFLLTFLMEGLAVASVLTPVLIPYAEAAGLPLTPVLMSETLALSSYFFPYQSAVLVVILAEGTADTGDVIRTTVACSVATIVLLLPLQLAVFTLLY, encoded by the coding sequence ATGGATAGCCAGTCAGTACTTGAGACGCTCAGAACCCCTCGAATAGCATTCGCCGTCGCGATACTAGTCGCCGCGGCGGTCTGGGTCGGTCTCTCCGGCGGGAGTGGCGGTGACGTCGCATGGATGCTCTCGATCACAGTTTTCTGTATCGTGCTGTGGATCCTGACGCCGATCCCGCCTGCGTATACGGGACTGATCGGCATCGGACTGATCGCCGTGACGTTCTCGACCGAACGGGCGCTGACCGGCTTCCAGAAGCCAGCGACGTGGCTCATCGGCTTCGGCCTACTGATGGGCGAGGCGACGCGCCGGAGCGGACTCGCGAACTGGGCCGGGACCCACATCACCGCTCGAACGGTCTCCGAATCGGCCGGGACACAACCGGTACGGACATACCGGCGTCTCCTGCTTTCGCTCTCCATTGGCGCACACGCGCTGGCGTTTCTCATCCCCTCGTCGCTCGTCCGGATCCTCATCATCGCACCGATTCTCACGGAGACCGGCGAACTCTTCGACGACCGTTCGGCGCGTGTTGGCCTCTTCCTCGGCCCGGCATTCGCGACCTTCTACGGTTCAGCCGGCATTCTCACCGCTGACCTTCCGAACATCATGCTCACCGGGTTCGGCGACTCGATCGCGGACCATCCCGTCTCTTGGACGGAGTGGCTGTACCACATGTACCCGGTCATGGGACTGACACGCGTGTTGCTGGTCTATGCCGTCGTCTACTACCTCTTCCATCCAGATCCGTCCGCGAGCGTCGACGTTCCGGCGGATACGGGCGGCGATACGTCGCGAACCGAACGCCGCATGCTGGCGGCCCTCCTCGTCGGGGCGGCGATCTGGGCGACCGACTTCGTCCACGGCTTTCACCCGGTCGTCGGTGCGGTCGCTGTCGTCGTGCTCGCCTTCCTGCCCCGCGTCGGCGTCACCGACTTCGAGAGCGTCGCCGAAACCGATTTTTCGATCCTCTTTTTCATCGCCGCCGTCTTCGCGATCGGCGACGGGTTGGTCTACACCGGCTTCACCGAGGACGCGGCCGACTACCTGCTCGCGTTGGTCCCAGCCGATGCGTCGCTCGCGGTCGTCCTCGCAGTCATCTTCGGGATTACTTTCCTACTGACCTTCCTAATGGAGGGGCTGGCCGTCGCGAGTGTCCTCACGCCAGTGCTCATCCCCTACGCGGAGGCCGCGGGGCTGCCGCTGACGCCCGTGTTGATGTCGGAGACGCTGGCGCTGAGCTCGTACTTCTTCCCCTATCAGTCGGCGGTCCTTGTGGTGATCCTGGCCGAAGGTACGGCCGACACCGGCGACGTCATCCGCACCACGGTGGCCTGCTCGGTTGCGACGATTGTCCTCCTGCTCCCGCTGCAGTTGGCCGTCTTCACGCTGCTGTACTAA
- a CDS encoding helix-turn-helix domain-containing protein, with protein sequence MPDQSNDIKPRDIALLQARVANPTASSRELSKFLNKEYDIHLSHNHVNTLLREMQSEDLFRKTVIPRRTLFNHYIFRIGFHYPNFKDNWEECREILIEDPHVLMFFNADSKYRWQLITQFRRNKQMDEWVTAFFEEHGEMIDEFDTTSVHNLHKFNTDAEIFDDMLIESEEGQGYLANRTDLDTDDQSTRGEVNQEEVDSTS encoded by the coding sequence ATGCCTGACCAATCCAATGACATAAAACCGCGCGATATTGCTCTACTACAGGCTCGAGTTGCGAACCCGACAGCATCCAGTCGAGAGCTTAGCAAATTCCTTAACAAGGAATACGACATTCACCTCTCACACAACCATGTCAACACACTCCTTCGAGAGATGCAATCAGAGGATCTGTTCCGAAAAACGGTCATTCCGCGCCGAACACTCTTTAACCACTATATTTTCCGTATCGGTTTCCATTACCCGAACTTTAAGGATAATTGGGAAGAATGTAGAGAAATACTAATTGAGGACCCTCATGTATTAATGTTTTTCAACGCCGATAGTAAATACCGTTGGCAGTTAATCACTCAGTTCCGAAGAAACAAACAAATGGACGAATGGGTGACGGCGTTCTTTGAAGAGCACGGCGAGATGATCGACGAATTCGATACGACATCCGTTCATAATCTCCACAAATTCAATACCGATGCCGAAATATTCGATGATATGCTAATTGAGAGCGAAGAGGGACAAGGATATCTGGCGAATCGGACCGACTTGGATACGGACGACCAATCGACCAGAGGGGAAGTTAACCAAGAAGAAGTGGACAGTACGAGTTAA
- a CDS encoding NUDIX hydrolase — MSDEISLPEQQDTEIPYSGEQFDVRRDVVSGAHDQLEIEYLDTANAVVVIAMTPDDRIIVVEEWRQSVKRFDIGLPGGQLEPTDETLEAAAQRELREETGYETDRLVPMQSFDPLNSLLNTTIHFFVATNCQKVGEPNPDEDERIRMQTESLETLRTWVRDGTITDMKTAVALLYYSDFIEDH, encoded by the coding sequence ATGAGCGACGAAATTTCACTGCCAGAACAGCAAGACACGGAGATTCCATACTCGGGAGAGCAGTTCGATGTCCGTCGAGATGTGGTTTCCGGGGCTCACGATCAACTCGAGATCGAGTATCTCGATACCGCCAATGCGGTCGTCGTTATTGCGATGACGCCGGACGATCGGATCATCGTCGTCGAAGAGTGGCGACAGAGTGTCAAACGATTCGATATTGGGCTGCCAGGCGGCCAACTCGAGCCAACTGATGAGACACTAGAAGCAGCAGCCCAGCGTGAACTCCGCGAAGAGACGGGATATGAGACCGACCGTCTAGTTCCAATGCAGTCATTTGATCCTCTCAACAGCCTTCTCAACACGACAATTCACTTCTTTGTTGCTACAAACTGTCAAAAGGTCGGGGAACCGAATCCAGACGAAGACGAGCGAATTCGAATGCAAACGGAGTCACTTGAAACACTTCGAACGTGGGTTCGAGATGGGACGATAACCGATATGAAGACTGCAGTCGCACTTCTATATTACTCGGATTTCATCGAAGATCATTAA